The genomic segment ccggaAATCCGGTAAAATTATCAGCATTTTAGTTTTCAACACTTGTTCAAAAATAGATTCTTATAACTCGATCACTACTGGaatgtttctttaaaaaaaaaagaatgttgtaCAAATAATGTACCGAGAAGTTCTTCGATTTACTTTTGTTGCACGGTGCGCCAACTGCGGCGCAGCCACAtagttttctttaaagaatATTAAATTAAGTCGATATGGATTGCCAAGGAAAGACATAACTTGACGACAAGAAGACCAGAGACGTCGCACTAAAGGTTATTATACGATGTTCGGTTTGGCCGGGTTGGGCTATATGTGGCGTATGTATACTCTGCAATATCATCTATTCAGTAGTTTCAAATATGTATAGGGCATTATAATTCTATGCTGCAAACTTGCGGCTACAGAGCATATGTTTggatgtttcttttattttattatttcgctgAATTCGATATAACCATGGCGAATCCCACAATAACAAACAGCACTTTTTGAACTGTCACCTATTGATTATCCCTTCCCGCGGCAGGTATATTCGTCTTCTGGTGTATGTAACCATATTattagttatttatttattttatccgaTAGGTTAAGGTAGAAACCTACCCAAGAGTTTTACCGAAATGATGACAATTACATCTTCCCGTATCGTTCAATTTGTGGTTATAAATAGTGCCACATGTCAGCAGGATACATGATAGCGAAATTGACTAATAGCGTCAAAGGACGACTCACGGTTCAAGAATTGACGTCATCAAGTCCTTTAATCACCAACAGACACGAAAACTATTCGTGTGTTCAACGATTCGTAGGAATCTTTGCAGTTTACGTATATCCACAGTTCCACGTACcgtagtttttttaaataaaaagtatttGGAAAAAAGTCAAGACAGAAAATTGAGCGCAATTTTTAGATCGTCCTTTGAGAATCTAAAAGTGGCTTTATATCAACGTTGTTTCCATGCTTGAAAACAGCGAATCTGCTGcgcaaatttgttttatacaTGGAAATTTGATTGTATGCATTTACTGAATATACCGTGCCCTCCGAAGcactttacttttttcaatGCACTGTACTGTACTGTATAAACCGAAACACGGCATATATATAACAGCCGGTCGTAATGATGAGAACACCCGTCGGCGGCTCTGATCAATACGACAATTAAATTAACGATTAAAAGTTTTGCAAATTATAATGAAGTGGCGCATGATTGCAAATGCCGGAAACCCCCGCGCTCCGCTATATCCCCCAGCAActgtcaacattttcaaaagttgccGTGAAAGTATAATAACTTGGCAAATCAATTAAGGCAGTCGCGCttaatattcatttgaaagtTGCTGCCAGAGAGTTGAgagatgaaataaatttactATTTCATCTGAAAGCAATTGTCTTCCGTAGTACAGTTCGCGGCTAATGAGATCATTGGGAGTGACGAAATGGCACCAAAAGTTTCGCTTTGAAATCTATTGCCTTTGGTGTTTCTATAGTCCGCTGCGTCGCGTTGAGCAGATGCAGTCgttcaaacttttattttgatgtttttatttatacaaaatGGCAGGCGCATATCAAATGGCTAACGCACAGCTGCAGGCCTGTGCAGCACGCGACAAGCCAGCTGAGCCGCCATACGAAAAATGTCTAATACTAAGTGATGTGCAACGCTGTTTTTTCACCGTATAGTGTCAGGTATAACAACATATTTTACGTGTCGTGATTTACGCTTGAACGggtttgacatttttctagGTCTCATTCACTGATCCGTGAAGCCAGCCCTGTATTTACTATACCGCTCCACCACTCATACGGGAATGAATTTTAACTGCTTGATTGAACGATTTACGAGCTTTACCTGCACACACCTTCTTAATAagcgtcttttttatttccatccggaagagaatggaagaagaaataatgtATGCCTCCAGGAAAtgtcaattgttttactttagTGAATAGAGTGCGTGAGTCTAATTTATGGTTTCTGTCCAATAAGCGCTAGAGTTACCTGCTTCTAGTTGAATAATTTATGTATAGTACTTGGCTGCAATGTCTATAAGAAAACGTTACTTCACACCGAGCCCAAGGGGGAGCCGTCATCGATCTATTTGTCATTATTATCTCATCGTCAGCTTTTTCccgataagaaagaaaaaaaggaacataTGTGTCATATGCTTAGATAAGCTCTACTCTGCACGAAATGCTTATTCGTCACCCCATTCATTTCAGAATCATTAAACAATTCTTGAATTCTGCCGACTCGACACTTTTTCGCAATAGTTTTGATCTTctctcaaatttgtttcaaatttcaaacttcaaaGTATTGTTCCCGGGGCGTGTGTCTCAAGATCCATTTATTGCCGatccttttttgtatttaacaaTCGTCGTCCTTGGCATCAAGACATATTTGAGGTCAAATGTTTAAtgcatttctctctccccttttggTACGTGTGCGACCTTGCCTCTCGTTACCCAGTTCGGAGAACGTAACATTTATTTACCTGCCACAGCTCACATGTCGCTTGGTGTATATTTCTCTATATACTTGTATTATGTATTTGGGTTAAAAGGATAGACGACACCTGGAGCAaagggttttttctttactattTCTAACGATAACAAACTACAATTTTGGTCGTTGCGTATATTGTATCAAGGTTGGGGTTCGTGATCTTCTTGGAATTGGATGTCGcccaacaaaatttgaaaggaaaggctttttttctcataatggcgaacttgaaagaaaagagaaatttttgtttgctgtcgCGGTGGTTCATCCACCCCGAAACGACGAGAGAAATATCACGATCCACGCGTGAGAAACTCAATCACGTATTCGCCTAGCTCTTGTTTGAACGGGAGACTGATGATGAATATGAGACACGTACGACTTATTTCTTATATCaccaataataatataattccTGGAGATATAAGAAACCTGCCAAGtattttgcaaaattttattgaacGCACGCGTGTCTTTATTAATTAAACCTGAAGACTTTTCCTCGCCCTTGACCAAttagacttttttcttcaggGACATTTCAGTTGTGACGTTTGGCGAATTTTCAACTCTTGCGAATTTCCATGGGTATACATCTCATTGCCTTATTCTTTATATGAAATCACGCGATATGGCATAGTCACGAAGTTATTAATAAATCAATGAACCTGGCTTTGGTGTATATCAAAATGAGTCCGAGTTATTTTTAGCGCATATCATTCCTACGATTTCTGCACGACAATTTGAAACTGCTAAAACAAAGAACTACCCGGTGATGACCTTATCTAAAGCTAAGTACAATCTTATTTTCGTGTGCTGTACTTCCTTCCTCTCTGCATTTCCCAATGCTGATTTGCTAATTAGATTGAATCACACAGTAGTtagaaggggggaaacaaacgGAAAAATCCATGACATAAGTTGTCATTTGTTCAGTTACAAAAGGAATAACCGAGTTCGATGGCCCCCCCCCTGAGGGAACTCATTGTTGTTgtcaagagaagaagagagaagatcCGAACTCAACGTCGCTCTCATTTTTTGACGTCACGACGCCCCACAAAGTCTCTTATTATGATTATATCAGATCTTGTCCGTTTACTCACGCGCAAACTCAAGGACTTCCGGCGGAGCGCTTATTATCACCGACgggaaataacaaaaggaCGAGTGTACCAGCAGAGAGATTGACACAGCATATACTGATGGTATAATCCTCTGGTTCTTAAAAATAACAGCCTAGCAACTGAAAGAGAGCTCACTCTTAAGTTCATCCGGCTGAACGCGAAAATATAAGCAGAGGTGTACATTAGTTGTTATTACTTGTGTTACTCATCTCAAATGTTTGTTATATTATTACTATATTTTTGATTGCGTTAATCGTCTTAAGGCTCATTTACGTCATAGTAAAAAGGACTCTGTGAGCCGAGTTGACTCAGTCCCGCTGGCTCTATATGACATCAGAGAGGCATACGAAAGGAAATGGATATGCGCTTACGTGTATACGTGCCATATATAGCTACATGAAAAAGAACACAAGTCACCAGTTGATTGACATGTAGCAGGTCCGGCTCTGCCATCgggtcctttttttccaacaattgGATTAGCAATCCTGAAGGCGTATCTACCCATGGCTACTATATCCTTATATACACAAACACTATACTGCATCATATTAGAGGGTTGTTTTCGCCGACAGCTGTCGCTGATGCGCGCAACTCATTTCGTGCTGGGCATTGCTGCACTCCAAACGTTCTGGCCACcaccttcttttattttttttattttttgttatattttttgtgtgttgttttttcgtttgacgGGCATCAATAAGTAGCTCCTCGTTGGTTGTTTACCACGTCAGATCAGTGCCGATGGTCTTCCGATCAGCGCGTGTCTCCGCTGGTACGGCACTAAAATACGGCTGTGATTTATCAAAATATGtgcaacaactacaacaacagtGCGACTTTGTTTTGAAATCAGCAAGATGCCGGGCAATCATTTCGGCTGGAGTTTGTCGGACGCCGTTGATAATCCGCGGCAGACGGGCCTGGTCAATTTCCGTCGCTACAAACTGTTAGAGTATCAAAGTAAGGCCGGTGCTGGCATATCTGTTGGTGACGATGAAGACCTTGCTGCGACCAATCAGTTCCATCGTCTCATATCGGAAGAGACGGCGACAACCCGGCTGATGGGAGCCGACTTGGATTCGTCCGCCGCTCCTCTCCCTCCACCATTCAGCCGACCGTCGGTGAAACCTTACTACGGACGtgaaaattctgtttctcAGTGCTCCGACAGTTGTTTCGGCTCCGACTACCCATCGCTCACTAGCACAGGTATGCTCgtctcatttttcaaaagcttATAGAATTAAATCAAAGCTCAGACGTATAGTATTATTCTGCAGCACACGCATTATAAAATATTGTGTCTTTTATATAATACTCAAATGTTATGCTGTTGAAATCGCCTTCGATTTATGTGTATGTGCACAAGATAATACGATCCAGTGTCAATGGCCAAGTAGGTTAACTATTTCAAAACAAGTTTCAAATTCTTTGTGAACCTGGAAGTTTGCTATTTGATTGTAATCGACTTAGTATGGATatctaattttaatttgattattacGAAAACACAGGTTCACCCGAGCCGCCGGAATTCCCCAGTGAGGCGAATATGGAACGTGGAAGACGGTGGATGAACTTATCAGAGGCCGGCGCCAATCAATCGACTGGATGGACGGAGAGAATGGACGAGGTGCCCCGTACATCGTCGGGTCCGCCTTCGACGACGTCGACCGCCGACGTCTGGCGAGGCTCCATCCATTACGCCAAGGCCGTGATGGAGCGACGGGAGGGCGAAATCTCCAGCATGTACGACCAGCTGCACGAAATCGAGGACGATTTGACGTCGATGAACAATCAAGTCGGCAAAGTCAGCTCGACGCTGCAGCACTGCAACAACCAAGTGACGCAACAACATCGACGACGATgcaatcagcagcagcaggaccTGTCTCATCGGCCCCCCATGATGTCGTCCCTCTATCAATCTCAATCCGTTTCTTCCTTGAACTGCATCCAGCAGCCAAATTCATCGCCGTTCTCATCGttcgccagcagcagcggccgaAATCAGCAAAGGAGATCGGCGGCCTCCAACGCTAACGCCGCCTGGTCCTGTCGCAACCTCAACAGCCTGACCGAAGACGAGATGGCCGATATTGTCCACCGGCTACTCACGCGCATATGCGAATTCACACTGGCCAGACAGGAAGGCCGAAATGATATTCCTTTAATCGTTTAACTCTAGATCTAGTTTAGGTATACGTCTAGTTAATTTAATATTATGtaatattgaaagaaattcagaTAATTGTAATAATGAGCTACACAAAGTTCTCAGAGATGATCACGATTGTCGCAGTTGAAAACCACCTCCCGCCGATCTATACTAATGAACTACATTtatatatttgatatttttttgaacattGTTCTTAGTTGCAGCATCAGCAAAGTACCTGTGAGATGATGATCTCATTCTTCACAATGTCCCACAGTTAagaataatattatataaccATTTCGTGAATTCGgttattgttttaattgtccaattttttggggtgggTTATGTTTTTCAGCGCATTCGAAATCCTGTAGACTTTACAACCCTAAACGCTAAACTATTTATGTTCGGGATGTGATAATCAGCATGCTATTGTTATTCTTGTATTGATGCATTGCCGTaatgtatatgtataatatgGACATTAGACAGTCAATATAGATTGAGTCTCAGGTATTGAGTAGCGGGTTTCAGGCGTTAGACGTTTATAGAGCCGAAAAGTCCAGGATATGATGACGTGATATTACAACATCATCATTCACGATAGGCCTATATGCCTATATACGCAAAGCCCTATCCATTTGCATGCACGCGATAAGAACGATATTTAAGGAGCGTATCGATCGGCATCGGCTATTTGACAATCAGCTTATAATGTGCTACATATTGCGCTCATGTCGGAGTAGAGTGTAGAATATCCATAATGATATTACAGTCGATAATGAGATCGAGTCGCACACCCACACGAACACCctggaaatattcaaattctgtttttattttattatttacattcGGCCGCATATGTATAGGCCTA from the Daphnia pulex isolate KAP4 chromosome 1, ASM2113471v1 genome contains:
- the LOC124191045 gene encoding uncharacterized protein LOC124191045, coding for MPGNHFGWSLSDAVDNPRQTGLVNFRRYKLLEYQSKAGAGISVGDDEDLAATNQFHRLISEETATTRLMGADLDSSAAPLPPPFSRPSVKPYYGRENSVSQCSDSCFGSDYPSLTSTGSPEPPEFPSEANMERGRRWMNLSEAGANQSTGWTERMDEVPRTSSGPPSTTSTADVWRGSIHYAKAVMERREGEISSMYDQLHEIEDDLTSMNNQVGKVSSTLQHCNNQVTQQHRRRCNQQQQDLSHRPPMMSSLYQSQSVSSLNCIQQPNSSPFSSFASSSGRNQQRRSAASNANAAWSCRNLNSLTEDEMADIVHRLLTRICEFTLARQEGRNDIPLIV